In the genome of Sphingomonas sp. LR60, the window GGCTTCCTTCTCGCCGACCTTGCGGGGGGACTGAGGCTTGCTCATCAGCGCTTGCCCTTCTTGTCAGCCGCGTGACCCGGGAAATAGCGGGTCGGCGCGAATTCACCGAGCTTCATGCCGACCATGTCCTCGTTCACCGTCACCGGCACGAACTTGCGGCCGTTATAGACAGTGAAGGTCAGGCCGATGAACTGCGGCAGGATGGTGGA includes:
- the rpsS gene encoding 30S ribosomal protein S19 codes for the protein MARSVWKGPFVELSLLKKAEVAQDSGGRAPIKTWSRRSTILPQFIGLTFTVYNGRKFVPVTVNEDMVGMKLGEFAPTRYFPGHAADKKGKR